In Edaphobacter aggregans, the sequence TGGCAATTACGGTGGCGTTGGCGATGGCCGCGCCGGTGTGGTCGGTGACGGTACCGTTGATGCCTCCGCGGAAGGTTTGGGCAATGCCGGGAAGAGTACAGACGAGGGCTAGAGTGAAGGCAATGAATCTAAGGAGAGTTATTCGTGGTTTTCGTGCTGAACGCATAGTACCTCCGCAAAAATGAGACAAGAATTTCCTGCCCGTCCTGAGGACGGTTTTTTGTGTAATGAATGCAGAATGCCGGCTTCGCAGCGGGATTGCTGCGGGTACGTCACTGTGTTCCAAAGGCCGAACGGCTAGTTGAAATGTGGCGAAAACGACTGTTTAAGAAAGGAGTTATGCAAACGTATTCTCGCTTTGAGAATTTTGCAAGAATTATTTTGGGACGAACGCACTGAATTCAGGGACGAAGTTCGCGCACGATCAAGCGCCATCTATGAGCATTAAAACTCAGTAAATACGCGGCTTTTCGGAGGTTTGCTTGTTGCTTCGGAGGATATTTTTGAAGAGGTTGATGAAGGGTTTTGTATCTCGTGATCAAAACATTCAATCAAACTTGCGAAGTGCGAGGACCGCGTTGAGGCCTCCGAAGGCGAGGGAGTTGGAGAGGGCGATGGGTCGGAGGGGATCGAAGGGGCGGGTCTCTTTGGTGATGACGTCGAGGTTGAGAGTGGCGTCAACGTCGGTGACGCCGTAGGTGAAGGGAAGCTGATTGTGGTGGAGCGCCAGGACCGTAGCCAGGGCTTCGATGGCTCCGGTGGCGCCGATGGAGTGGCCGTGGAGGCTTTTGGTGGAGCTAATGGGGACTGTGGGGGCGATGTCGGGGCCGAGAGCTTTGTGGATGGCTTCGGCTTCGGTGGAGTCGTTGGCCGTGGTGCCGGTGCCGTGGGCGTTGATGTAGCCGACCTCGGAGGGTGAGGCGTTGGCGTCTTTGAGTGCGGTGCGGATGGCCTTGGCGGCTCCGTCCGAGTAGGGCTGGGTGATGTGGTGGGCGTCGGCGGACATGCCGAAGCCGACGATCTCGGCGTAGATGGTGGCGTTACGGGCCTGGGCGCTTTCGAGGGTTTCGAGGGTGAACATGGCGGCGCCTTCGCCTAGGGTCATGCCGTCGCGGTCGGCGGAGAAGGGGCGGCAGAGGGTGGGGGAGACGACTCTCATGCTGTCCCAGGCGCGGAGGAAGCCGAAGGTTAGGGGGGCATCGTGGCCGCCGGCGACGGCTGCGGAGACCATTTCGGAGCGAACCATGTGAAAGGCCATGCCGATGGCGTGGGTTCCGGAGGCGCAGGCGGTTGAGATGGTGAGGACAGGGCCGGTGATGCCGAGGTCGATGGAGACGTGGCTGGCTCCGGCGTTGGCCATGGTGCGGACGACGGTGAGGGGGTGGGCTCGGGCGTCTCGGAGGTAGAGATTGGCGAGCTGGGGCTCTTCGGCCTGACGGCCAGCGCAGGAGCAGCCGAGGATGATTGCGGTGTCTTCGGGGGCGTGGGCCTGGAGGAGGCCGCTGTGCTCGACAGCGTTACGGGCGGCGACGATCCCGAGCTGGGCGGCGCGCTCGGTGGCGGTGGCTGTGCCGGTGGACATGTACTGGAGAGGGTCGAAATCGACGACCTGGGCCATCTGGGTGAAACGAACGCCGGGATGGCCTGCGGGGGCCGTCGGGAAGGGCCCGATGGGGGCGATTCCAGTGATGCCGGAGAAGAGGGAATGGCGGAAGTCGTCGACGGTATTGCCGATGGGAGTGATGCAGCCTAAACCTGTAATAACGACACGATTCACGTCGACTGGATCTCCTCGAAGTAGAGCAGTGGAGCTAAGGTGTGGCCACGTTGGCTGGAGGCTTGTTTTCGCGGAGTTGGTGGACGCCGCGTACGACGTCGCCTACGGTCTTGAGGGTGCCGAGTGCGTCGTCTGGGATTTCAATATTGAAGGTTTCTTCGACTTCGAAGGAGATGTTGATCTTATCGAGAGAGTCAATGTTGAGCTCCTCGAAGGTGGTGTCGAGGTTGATCGAGTCGGCAGGGATGTTC encodes:
- a CDS encoding beta-ketoacyl-[acyl-carrier-protein] synthase family protein, with translation MNRVVITGLGCITPIGNTVDDFRHSLFSGITGIAPIGPFPTAPAGHPGVRFTQMAQVVDFDPLQYMSTGTATATERAAQLGIVAARNAVEHSGLLQAHAPEDTAIILGCSCAGRQAEEPQLANLYLRDARAHPLTVVRTMANAGASHVSIDLGITGPVLTISTACASGTHAIGMAFHMVRSEMVSAAVAGGHDAPLTFGFLRAWDSMRVVSPTLCRPFSADRDGMTLGEGAAMFTLETLESAQARNATIYAEIVGFGMSADAHHITQPYSDGAAKAIRTALKDANASPSEVGYINAHGTGTTANDSTEAEAIHKALGPDIAPTVPISSTKSLHGHSIGATGAIEALATVLALHHNQLPFTYGVTDVDATLNLDVITKETRPFDPLRPIALSNSLAFGGLNAVLALRKFD
- a CDS encoding acyl carrier protein, whose protein sequence is MDDIEKRCIEIIAKSKNIPADSINLDTTFEELNIDSLDKINISFEVEETFNIEIPDDALGTLKTVGDVVRGVHQLRENKPPANVATP